Proteins encoded together in one Propionispora hippei DSM 15287 window:
- a CDS encoding DUF4446 family protein: MDYIGGLTAWIAANLQGVLLFMTAMICLALIVFININIKLSRMNRRYRKLMQGVEGANLEKLLLTHIEEVRDAVKRVDSLSASCRNLEGITRNCVQKVGIVRFNAFEDTGSDLSFAIALLDAQNNGVVISNIFGRNESRTYAKPIVNCQSQYFLTEEEKAALEQAWKK; the protein is encoded by the coding sequence ATGGACTATATTGGAGGGCTTACAGCCTGGATTGCTGCGAATTTACAGGGCGTACTGCTGTTTATGACGGCAATGATCTGTTTGGCACTTATTGTTTTTATCAATATTAATATCAAGCTTTCCCGGATGAACAGACGGTATCGTAAATTGATGCAGGGGGTGGAAGGGGCCAATCTGGAAAAACTTTTACTCACCCATATTGAAGAGGTGCGGGACGCTGTAAAGCGGGTGGACAGTCTTTCGGCTTCCTGCCGCAACCTGGAAGGCATAACCCGAAATTGTGTACAAAAAGTCGGGATTGTCCGGTTTAACGCTTTCGAAGATACCGGCAGTGACCTTAGCTTTGCTATTGCCCTGCTGGATGCCCAGAATAATGGTGTTGTTATATCCAATATATTCGGGCGCAATGAGTCGCGAACTTATGCTAAACCCATCGTCAACTGCCAGTCTCAGTATTTTTTAACCGAGGAAGAAAAAGCAGCCTTGGAACAGGCATGGAAAAAATAA
- a CDS encoding M23 family metallopeptidase has protein sequence MYLLTKQAKKPDRREYTFMLVPHHGQAGVRSIHVPILAIKCLAAALCLLVVVVIGGVVSYRHTAVTAGMEKAELEKLKQVNGSQVKQIEDLAKSTAALEQDMERLNTLDAEIRHIVNENDNGSTSRAGVTRMTPGSAQYTGQGGPNPPSLEEMGQTLEDLKKNMAVREQSLVALKEELLAKQARAAVTPSIWPASGQVTSRFGYRSSPWGRGSDYHPGIDIASDYGTPIVATADGTVVHSDWSSGYGKLVEVDHGNGIVTLYGHCSQLLVKSGDYVKKGQVVAYMGSTGLSTGTHVHYEVRVNGTAVNPDKFL, from the coding sequence GTGTATTTATTGACAAAGCAAGCGAAGAAGCCTGATCGGCGAGAATACACGTTTATGCTTGTACCTCATCATGGACAGGCAGGCGTGCGCAGCATCCATGTGCCTATCCTGGCAATTAAATGCCTGGCCGCTGCCTTATGCCTGCTGGTTGTTGTGGTTATCGGCGGTGTCGTCAGCTATCGCCACACGGCAGTTACGGCCGGCATGGAAAAGGCTGAACTGGAAAAGTTAAAACAAGTGAATGGTTCCCAGGTCAAGCAGATTGAGGATTTAGCCAAGTCAACGGCTGCGTTGGAGCAAGACATGGAAAGACTCAATACGCTTGACGCGGAAATCCGCCATATCGTAAATGAAAATGATAACGGCAGCACTTCCCGCGCCGGCGTGACCCGTATGACACCCGGATCAGCCCAATATACCGGCCAGGGCGGTCCCAATCCTCCTTCTTTGGAAGAAATGGGACAAACACTGGAAGATTTAAAGAAAAATATGGCGGTCCGGGAGCAGAGTCTGGTGGCTCTGAAAGAAGAGCTGCTGGCAAAACAGGCCAGAGCAGCGGTGACGCCATCCATTTGGCCTGCCAGCGGTCAGGTGACTTCCCGCTTTGGCTATCGCAGTTCACCCTGGGGCCGGGGCAGTGATTACCATCCGGGGATTGATATTGCCAGCGATTACGGGACGCCGATTGTGGCTACGGCTGACGGTACAGTGGTGCATAGTGATTGGTCAAGCGGCTATGGTAAGCTGGTTGAAGTCGATCACGGCAACGGGATTGTTACCTTGTACGGACATTGTTCACAGCTTCTGGTAAAAAGCGGGGATTACGTGAAAAAGGGCCAGGTGGTTGCCTACATGGGCAGTACCGGCTTAAGTACCGGGACCCATGTGCATTATGAAGTTCGTGTGAACGGCACGGCAGTAAACCCCGATAAATTTTTATAA
- a CDS encoding bactofilin family protein, with product MFGSKKSLGIEQQVETIIGRETSIKGTVTANAGIRIDGRLEGDVVSFGDVVIGENGCITGQIKARNAVIAGAVQGNIEIQEKLELLPTAKLNGDIKVSVLMIAEGATFKGACEMRYESLQGQGEAAATSTKNGKK from the coding sequence ATGTTTGGTAGCAAAAAATCATTGGGAATCGAACAGCAGGTAGAGACCATTATTGGCAGAGAAACTTCGATCAAGGGAACGGTGACGGCTAATGCCGGCATACGGATTGACGGCAGGCTGGAAGGGGATGTGGTTTCCTTTGGCGATGTGGTGATTGGTGAAAACGGCTGCATCACAGGGCAAATTAAAGCGCGCAATGCCGTCATTGCCGGAGCCGTTCAGGGTAATATTGAGATACAGGAAAAGCTGGAGCTGCTGCCTACGGCTAAACTAAACGGCGATATAAAGGTAAGTGTGTTAATGATTGCCGAGGGAGCTACCTTTAAGGGAGCCTGCGAGATGCGCTATGAAAGCCTGCAGGGTCAGGGAGAAGCTGCCGCCACTAGCACTAAGAACGGTAAGAAATAA